The genomic segment CCAGCGATCCTCGCAACCATCTCAACAAGCGATTGCTCTGCCCGTGTGCCAGTGATGAGGACAGTATAGCCGGCCTGGTTAAGCAGCCGGGCCAACGTGGCCCAGCGCAGCGCTGGCCAGTATTTTACTGGAACCCCGGCTCCAGGATGGAGTACGATGAACGGTCGATTGATGCCCAGCGCACGAAGCAATGCCTGTGCCGCAGTGCTTGCGTCTGTTGGGCCAAACCAGGCTAATGGCATGGTCGTTGGAGTGGCTGACACGGGTGGCGAAGCGACGCCAAGGATTTCGGCGGTCGCGGTAAGTAATGCGACGTTGCGTTGGACCCAGTGTTGACCAGTGAGCTGGATGGGGTGGGTGAGAAAAGGGCGGATGAGGGGATGGTCGGCTCCGATACGAATGGGAATGCCAGCCTGCTGAGTGAGCCATGCCCCCCACCAGTGATCATCACGGAGCAGAACGGCTGCTACTGGACGAAGATGGCGCAATTGTCGGGCGTAGTGGAGGAGCATGGTATATGCCGAAACCCGATGATGCCGCTGCCGCGTAAATCCGGGGAAGGGGATTTCCAGCACCGTATCAACAGCTGGATGATAGGCAACGACATCGTGGCTCCACGGGCCAATGGCGAGCGCAAGGCGATAGCCAGGGACGTGTTCATGCCACCATTGGAGGCCAGGGGTCACGAAGAGGACGTCACCAAGATGATCTGGGCGTACGACGAGGACAATTGGCTCTGGAGAAGCAATTGGCTGGACCACTGACGTCAGAATACGCCCGAGAACAGCATTCATCCCGCGACGGAGGCCACGTGGAATCATGCCGGGACCGTCCGCGTTCGGGTGTTGAGGAGTGTCATGCAGGCTTCGAAGACCGCCTCGACTGAAACACGTCGGATGTCGAGTGCGGCGCAATAGCTCTGCTGCCGTCGCAAGTCGTGATCATGCCAGTAGGATTCTGCGCCGGGCGGAGCGCA from the Thermorudis peleae genome contains:
- a CDS encoding glycosyltransferase family 9 protein gives rise to the protein MIPRGLRRGMNAVLGRILTSVVQPIASPEPIVLVVRPDHLGDVLFVTPGLQWWHEHVPGYRLALAIGPWSHDVVAYHPAVDTVLEIPFPGFTRQRHHRVSAYTMLLHYARQLRHLRPVAAVLLRDDHWWGAWLTQQAGIPIRIGADHPLIRPFLTHPIQLTGQHWVQRNVALLTATAEILGVASPPVSATPTTMPLAWFGPTDASTAAQALLRALGINRPFIVLHPGAGVPVKYWPALRWATLARLLNQAGYTVLITGTRAEQSLVEMVARIAGPDTIACAGKTTVPVLAEVLRQAALVVGPDTGPLHIAVAVGTPTVHLFGPSNAASFGPWGDSQVHRVVHAGWQCRHCENLSPGRRTAGCLTALSVSRVAEVCFDVLDHAKPA